The genomic interval CATCGGCTTCGCGGTGAAGGTGCCCGTCGTCCCGTTCCACACGTGGCTCCCGGACGCCCACGTCGAGGCTCCCACCCCGGCGTCGGTGATGCTGGCGGGCGTCCTCCTGAAGATGGGAACGTACGCGCTGCTCCGGTTCAACTTCACCATGCTGCCCGAGCAGGCGGCGGCGCTCGCGGTGCCCATCGCCCTGCTCGGCGTGATATCCATCATCTACGGCGCGCTGCTCGCGCTGGCGCAGTCGGACCTCAAGCGCATCGTCGCGTACTCGTCCGTCTCGTCGATGGGGTATGTCACGCTCGGCCTCGTCGCCTACACGCTGTACGGCGTCGGCGGCGCGACGTTCCAGATGGTGAGCCACGGTCTCATCTCCGGCCTGCTGTTCGCCTGCGTCGGCGTCATCTACAACACGACGCACACGCGTACGGTCGGGGACATGTCCGGACTCGCGGACAAGATGCCCGTGACGGTCGGCGCGTTCATCGCGGGCGCGTTCGCCTACATGGGCCTGCCGCTGATGGCCGGCTTCGCGGCCGAGTTCTTCGTCTTCGTCGGCTCGTTCGGCGCCGCCTTCGCCGGCGCGCCGATATTCACGGCCGTGGCGATGTTCGGTATCGTCATCGTGGCCGGCTACCTGCTGTGGTCGATGCAGCGCACGCTGTTCGGCCCGTTCCGCTCGGAGACCGACTACGAGGTCGTCCCCGCGGCGGTCCACGACGTGGTGCCGCTGCTCGTGCTCATCGCCTTCATCATCGCGCTGGGCACGTTCCCGTACGACCTCGCGTTCGACATGATACTCGACGCGACCGAACCCGTCCTCGAAACCGGCGGTGAGGTCGCGGCGACCTACGGAGGTGTTCCCTGATGGCGATAGAACCCCCACTCGCGGCCGTCGCGCCGACCTTCGTGTTGGCCGTGACCGCGCTCGTCCTGTTCGCGTTCGACAGCATCGACCCCGATTCGAGCAACAACCCCGTGCTGGCGGGCATCGCGTTCGTCGGCTCGCTCGCCTCGATGGGCGTCGCCGCGGTGTATCTCGTCTCGGGCGTCGGCTCGCCCGCGACCGAGGTGTACGGCGGCCAGCTCGTCGTCGACGACATGGCGCTGTTCTTCCAGTTCATCTTCGGCAGCGTCACGGCGCTCGTCGCGCTCGCGAGCTACGACTACCTGCAGGACCTCCGCTACCAGGCGGAGTACTACATCCTGCTGCTGCTGGCGGCGACGGGGATGAGCCTGATGGCCTCCGCGGGGTCGCTCGCGGTGGGCTTCGTCGCCCTCGAACTCGCGTCGCTCCCCTCGTACGCGCTCGTCTCCTTCCTCAAGGAGGACCGCGGCAGCGTCGAGGCGGGGCTGAAGTACTTCCTCATCGGCGCGCTCTCGTCGGCGGTGTTCGCGTACGGCATCTCGCTGGTGTACGGCGCGACCGGGTCGCTGCTGCTCTCGGACGTGGCGACCGCGGTCGGCGGCTCCGGCCTGCCCGGCGTGCTCGGCGTCGGCGTGCTGATGGTGCTTGGCGGCTTCGCGTTCAAGACCGCCTCCGTCCCGTTCCACTTCTGGGCGCCGGAGGCCTACGAGGGGGCGCCCGCGCCCGTCTCGGCGTTCATCTCCTCGGCCTCGAAGGCGGCCGGCTTCGCGCTCGCCTTCCGCGTGATGGTCGTCGCGTTCCCCATCGGGAGCGTCGTCGGCGCCATCGACTGGGTGCTCGCGGTGCAGATACTCGCCGTCGTCACGATGACGCTCGGCAACTTCGCCGCGGCGACCCAGGAGAACGTCAAGCGGATGCTCGCGTACTCGTCGGTCGGCCACGCCGGCTACGTCCTCATCGGGCTGGCCGCGCTCACCGGCACCGGGAACGCGGACATCGTCCTCGGCTCGGGGATGATCCACCTGCTCGTCTACGGCTTCATGAACACCGGCGCGTTCCTGTTCATCGCGCTGGCCGAGTACTGGGGCGTCGGCCGCACCTTCGAGGACTACAACGGCCTCGCGACGCGCGCGCCGCTGGCGTGCGTGGCGATGACCGTCTTCATGTTCTCGCTCGCCGGCCTCCCGGTCGGCGGCGGCTTCGTCTCGAAGTACTACCTCTTCGCCGGCGCGGTCAACGCCGGCGTCTGGTGGCTCGCCCTCGTCGGCGCGGTGAACAGCGCCCTGTCGCTGTTCTACTACAGCCGCGTCGTCAAGGCGATGTGGATAGAGGAGCCGGCCGAGGGCGTCGACGTGTCCTCCTACCCGGCGACGCTGTACGCGGCCGTCATCGCGGCGGCCGTCGCCACCGTCGTCCTGCTGCCCGCGCTCGGGCTGTTCTCCGGTATCGCGTTCGACGCCGCGGCCGTCTTCTTCTGAGACGGTCGCGTTCTCCACGTTCTCCTCCCGGGGAGCCGTCGGCCCGCCCGAACGGTGGCTTTTACCGCGTGGCCGCGGTAGCTCGGGATATGCCATCCCGGCTCGTGTTGGGGTGCGGGTCGGTCGGCCGCCGCCTCGCCGTCGCGGGGAACGGCCGCGTCCATGTCGTGACGACCGACGAACACCGCGTCGAAACCCTTCGGTCGGACGGAATCGCCGCCACCCGCGGCGACCCGACGGACCCAGACGTGCTCGCGGAGGTCCCCTTCGACCCCGAGACGGTCATCGTCGGGAGCGACGACCCCGCCCGCAACCGCGCGGCCGTCCGCGTCGCCGCCGAGCGGTACCCCGACGCGCGGCTGTTCGCGTTCGCCGGCCGCGCCCCGACGGACGCGGACATGACGGCGCTCACCGCCGTCGCGGACGACGTGGTCGACCCCCGCGCGGAGATATCGGAGTTCCTCATGGAGCGGGTCGGCGACGCCGGCCTCCGCACCCGCCGGCTGAAGCGCGTCCTGCGGAACGCCGCCGCCCCGCTCGCCGTCATCGCCCACGACAACCCCGACCCCGACGCCATCGCCAGCGCCGTCGCGCTGAAACACGTCGCGGAACGCGCCGGAACGCCCGCGGAGGCGTGTTACTTCGGGGACATCAACCACCAGGAGAACCGCGCGCTCGTGAACCTGCTTGAGTTCGAACTGACCGAACTCGACCCCGACGAGGACCTCTCGCGGTTCGGCTCCGTCGCGCTCGTGGACCACTCCCGGCCCGGGGTGAACGACCAGCTCCCGGAGGACACCGAGGTGGACGTGGTCATCGACCACCACCCGCCGCGCGCACCCGTCGAGGCGCGGTTCGTGGACCTCCGCTCGGACGTGGGCGCGACCTCGACGCTCCTCACGGGCTACCTCCGGAAGCTCGGCATCGAGCCGACGCCGTCGCTCGCTACCGCCCTGCTGTTCGGCATCCAGGTCGACACCCGGGACTTCTCGCGGGAGGTCGCCGGCGAGGACTTCGACGCGGCGGCGTATCTCGTCCCGCACGCCGACGCCGCGATGCTCGAACGCATCGAATCGCCCAGCGTCAGCGTCGAGACGTACGAGATACTCGCGCGCGCCATCACCGCCCGCGACGTGCGCGAGGACGTGGTGACGACCTACGTCGGCGACATCGGCGACCGCGACGCGCTCGCACAGGCGGCGGACCAGCTGCTCGGGCTGGAGGGGGTGACAACGACGCTCGTCTTCGGGACGGTCGACGACACCGTGTTCGTGTCCGCGCGCGCACGCGGGACGGACCTCGACCTCGGGGAGGCGCTCCGCGAGGCGTTCGGACAGATCGGCTCCGCGGGCGGCCACGCCGACATGGCGGGCGCCCAGATACCCGTCGGCGGGCTCGCGGACGACGAGGAGGACACCGACGAGGTCATCCGCGGCGTCATCACGGACCGCTTCTTCGAGACGCTCGGCGTAGGGGAAAACACCGCGGCACGAGCCGTGTACGCCGACGGCGAGTACCTCGGCACGCTCGACCGCTCGCCCGAGCGCGGCGACGGCGACTGACGGGGCGCGGGGTTTTTGCGCGCCGCCGTCCTCGCTCGGGGCATGGCACAGGGGACGCTCGACGGCAAGCCCGAGGTCCGCGACTACATGACGCGGGACGTGGCGACCGTCTCGCCGGACGACACCGTCGCGGAGGTGGCCCGCCGCATCGCCGAGAGCGAGGAGACCCACTCGGGGTTCCCGGTGACGAGCGGCCGGCGCGTCGAGGGGTTCATCACGGCGCGCGACCTGCTGCTCGCCGACGACGAGGCGCCCATCTTCACCGTGATGACCGACGACATCATCGTCGCCCACCCGGACATGAAGATAACCGACGCCGCGCGGGTCATCCTCCGGTCGGGCATCCAGCGGCTCCCCGTCGTCGACGACGCGGGGAACCTCGTTGGCATCATCTCGAACGCCGACGTGGTGCGCTCCCAGATAGAGCGCGCGACCCCGGACAAGGTGGCGAAGCTCATGAAGACGCTGACGAACATCCACGACGTGGGGACGCGCGAGGAGCGCCGAACCGTGAGGCTCGCCGATCTGACGCCGACCCAGAGCAAGGTGTACACGGACGAACTGGAGGGCCGCAGCTACGAGCTGGAGAACGGGCTCGCGGAGCCGCTCGTCGTCATCGACAGCCCCGTCCGCCGGGGGCCGGGCGGCGACGGCCGCCTCCTGCTCGCGGACGGCCACCACCGCGTGAAGGCGGCCCACCGGCTCGGCATCGAGGAGATGGACGCGTACGTCATCGTGCTCGACGAGCCGGTGGAACTGGGGATGGCCGAGACGGCCCGCAAGGAGGGCCTCGACTCGGTGGCCGACATCGAGGAGGTCGACTACGCACACCACCCGCTCGTGGAGACGACGAAGCGGCTCCAGGAGGAGTAACACCGGCAAGCCTTGCTAAAGCTTCTTTAGGCGGCTCACCGTAGCCGGGTCCATGTTCGACGAGGAGGAACTCGCGGCGATACGCGAGTCCCGCGAGGAGTGGGAGGACGAGACCCTCTCGGAGTACCTGGAGTACGGCGAGCGGAAGGACCGCTTCGCGACCGTCTCGAACCACGAGGTCGACCGCCTCTACACCCCCGAGGACGTGGCGGACCTCGACTACGAGGAGGACCTCGGCTTTCCCGGCGAGGAGCCGTACACCCGGGGGGCGTACCCGACGATGTACCGCGGCCGGACGTGGACGATGCGGCAGTTCGCGGGCTTCGGGACCGCCGAGGAGACGAACCGGCGGTTCCACTACCTCATCGACGAGGGGCAGACCGGCCTCTCGGTCGCGTTCGACATGCCCTCGCTGATGGGGCTCGACTCCGACCACCCGATGTCCGACGGCGAGGTCGGCAAGGAGGGCGTCGCCGTCGACACGCTCGCCGACATGGAGGTGCTGTTCGACGGCATCGACATCGGCGAGGTCTCGACCTCCTTCACCATCAACCCGAGCGCGGCCGTGATCTACGCGATGTACGTCGCGCTCGCCGACCGGAAGGGTATCGACCGCACGGAGATACGCGGCACCCTCCAGAACGACATGCTCAAGGAGTTCATCGCGCAGAAGGAGTGGGTCATCCCGCCGGGCCCTTCCCTCGACGTGGTGACGGACACCATCGAGTACGCCGTCGCGGAGACGCCCGGTATCCACCCCGTCTCCGTGTCGGGCTACCACATCCGCGAGGCCGGCTCGACGGCGGCCCAGGAGGCGGCGTTCACCCTCGCCGACGGCTTCGCCTACGTGGAGGACGCGATGGAGCGCGGCCTCGACGTGGACGAGTTCGCCCCGCTGCTCTCCTTCTTCTTCAACTCCCACAACTCCGTCTTCGAGGAGGTGGCGAAGTTCCGCGCCTCGCGCCGCGTCTACGCCCGCCTGATGGACGAGTGGTACGACGCCGAGAAGCCCGAGTCGAAGCGGCTGAAGTTCCACACCCAGACGGCCGGCCAGTCGCTCACCGCCCAACAGCCGCTCAACAACGTCGTCCGCACGACGCTACAGGCGACCGCGGCGGTGCTCGGCGGCACCCAGAGCCTCCACACGAACAGCTACGACGAGGCGCTCGCGCTCCCCTCCGAGGAGGCGGTTCGGGTCGCGCTGCGCACCCAGCAGATACTCGCCGAGGAGTCCGGCGTCGGCGACATCGTCGACCCGCTCGGGGGCTCGTTCGCCGTCGAGAAGCTCACCGACGAGATGGAGTCGGAGATACTCGCGTACATCGAGGAGATACGCGACATCGGCGACGGCTCCGTCCGCGACGGCGTCCTCGACGGCATCGACCAGGGCTACTTCCACCGCGAGATACAGGAGGCGAGCTACGAGTACCAGAAGCGCGTGGACGCGGGCGAGGAGACCGTCGTCGGGGTCAACGACTACACCATCGACGAGGACCCGGACATCGACATCCTCCACGTGGACGAGGACACCCAGGAGACGCAGCTCGACCGGCTCGCCCGCGTCAAGCGCGAGCGCGACGACGACGAGGTCGAGGCACGCCTCGACGACCTCGCGGACGCCATCGAGAACGACGAGAACGTGATGCCGTTCATCGTCGACGCGGTGAAGGCGTACGCGACGATGGGCGAGGTGATGGAGACGTTCTCCGAGCAGTACGGCCAGTACTCCGAGAAGATCGGGCTCGCGTGACGGGCTCGACAGAACGCTTATACGCCGGTTCGCCAAAGCGGTTCCCGTAACGGAATGGGGACGGACAACGAGCCGGGGCGCGGCGACCGCGTCGCGCCCCCGTCGGGTTTCGTCGGGAGCGCGAACGTCACGGCGGGTATCCGTGAGGAGTTCGCCGAGGAGGGCGTCGAGGCGTGGGCGCGCGCCGCCGACCTGCTGGACTGGGACCGCGAGTACGAGACGGTGCTGCGCGACGACGGCGGCCTGGAGTGGTTCGCCGACGGGCGGCTCAACGCGGCCGCGAACTGTCTCGACCGCCACCTCGAGGAGCGGAAGAACCGGGTCGCGCTCCGCTGGGAGGGCGCGACCGGCGACGCCCGCACCTACACCTACCTCGACCTCCACCGCGAGGTGAACGAGGCCGCCGCCGCGCTGCGCGACCTCGGGGTCGAGGCGGACGACGTGGTCACCACCTACCTCCCGAACGTCCCCGAACTCGTCGTGACGATGCTCGCCTGTGCGCGGCTGGGCGCGCTCCACAACGTCGTCTTCGCCGGCTTTTCGGCGGACGAACTCGCGGCCCGACTGCGCCGAACCGAGTCCGGATACCTCGTCACCTGCGACGGCTACTACCGGCGGGGGAACGCCGTCAATCAGCTCACGACCGCGGACAACGCCCGGATGGCGGTCGACCACGCCGTGGAGACGGTCGTCGTCGGCCGGCTTGACGACGGCGTCTACCTGAGCGACGACCACCGCCGCTACGAGGACCTGCTCGACGGCCACCGCGGCGAGACCGTCGCACCCGTCGCCCGCGACGCGACGGACCCGCTGTTCGTCATCTACACCTCGGGGACGACGGGTGAACCCTCGCGGGTGACCCACACGACGGGCGGCTACCTCGCCCACGTCGCGTGGACCGGCCACTCGGTCCTCGACATCAAGCCGACGGACACCCACTGGTGTGCCGCCGACGCGGCGTGGATCACCGGCCACTCCTACATGGTGTACGCGCCGCTCGCGCTCGGCGCGACCACCCTGCTGTACGAGGGCGCGCCCGACCAGCCGGCGAAGGACCGGCTGTGGGGCCTCGTCGAGCGCCACCGCGTCGATACCTTCTACACGGCCTCGACGGCCGTCCGCGCGTTCATGAAGTGGGGCGAGGAGTACCCGGCGAGCCACGACCTCTCCTCGCTCCGCCTCCTCGGGATGGTCGGCGAGCCCATCGACCCGCGGGCGTGGAACTGGTACCGCGACCACGTCGGGCGCCGCGAGTGCCCGGTCGTCGATACCTGGTGGCAGACGGAGACGGGCGGCGTGCTCGTCTCGACGGTCCCGGGGGTCGACGACATGAAGCCCGGAAGCGCCGGCCCCGCGGTCCCCGGCGTCGACGTCGCCGCCGTGGACCGCGAGGGCGACCCCGTGGCCGAGGGCGACCCCGGCCACCTCGCCGTGACGACGCCGTGGCCCGGGATGTCCCGTTCGCTCGCGCGCGAGGCGGGCGGCGCGGGCGACGACTGGCTCTACGTGACGAGCGACCGCGCGGTCGTGGACGGCGACGGCTACGTCACCTTCCTCGGGCGCGAGGACGACACCGTCACGGTCGGCAACACCGCCTTCGGCCCGGCGACGCTCGAGAGCGCCGTCATCGAGACGGACGGCGTCGCCGAGGCCGCGGTCGTCGAGTCGAGCGAGCGCGGTGGCACCGCCGTCGCCTACGTCTGCACGGAGCGGGGCCGCTCCGGCGACGCGGCCATGCGCGAGCGCATCGCCGACCACGTCGCCGAACGACTCGGGCCGACCGCCCGCTTCGGCGCCATCGTCTTCACCCCCGACCTCCCGAAGACCCACTCGGGGAAGATAATGCGCCGCCTGCTCGGGGCCATCGCGGACGGCGAGGAGTACGGCGACACCTCCGCGCTGCGCAACCCCGAGACGGTCGGCGAGATAGAGACGGTCGTGGACGACGGCTGAGTTTCGCCCTCTCGCGAGTTTCCGAAACGACTTTCGCGCGTGTATGACGGCCACAACGGCAGCGAGGGGGCTCGCGCGTTACTTCGGGCGCGTTTCGCCGGTAGTTTTATTTCGCGTTGTGACAATCCTGCGAACCGATGGGGCGGACACAGGGGGCCGGGGGGCTCGACGCGGCGGACTACGAGCGGCTGCGGCGCGCGGCCGACACGTACCGGCGCCGACTCGCGATACGGCTCTGCGGCGAGGCGGGTCTGACACCCGGGGAGGCCGCTCGCCTCCGCCCGGCGGACGTGACGGCGCGCGTCCACGAGGGCGCGCTCCACTACTTCATCGCGGTTCGCGACGGCGACGGCGGCGGCCGCGACGCCTACCTCCCCGGGGAGGTGAAGCGCGACCTCGACCGCTACGTCGCGTCGAACGGCCGCGGCGACGACGAGCCGGTGTTCGCGGTGAGCGCGCGCCGGCTCCAGATGCTCGTCGGCGAGACCGCGGCCGAGGCGGCCGACGGCGAGGGCGACCCGCTCGCGGACGCATCCACCGCGGACCTGCGACGCCACTTCGCGCGGACACAGCTCCGCCGGGGCGTGCCGCCCGCCGTCGTGATGACGGTCGGCGGCTGGCGACGGCTCGACGGCATCGCCGACGACCCCGCGGACGTGGGGCGCGGTACCGTCGCGGCGGCGTTCGCCCGGGCGGGCGCGGCGGGCGACGACCGGTTCCGGGCCGCGTTCGACGCACTCGACCGGCCCGCGCTGCTGCTCGACGCCGACGGCGGGGTCGAGCGCGCGACCGACCGGTTCGCGGCCCTGACGGACGGGGCGCCGGCCGGCCGCGACCTCGCGGAGCTGGTCGCCGTCGACGACACCGCCGGCCTCTGGGAGACGGCGCTGTCCGGCGAGACCTGGCGGGGCCGTGCCGTCCTCGCCCCGGACGGCGACGCGGCCGAGGGGACGCTCGCCGTCTCGGCGGTCGGCGGCACTCCCCGACCGACCGGCTTCCTCGCGGTGTTCGACCCCGGCGACGACCGTTCGGACCGGCCGAGCGGTGGACGGCTCGACGCCGTCCAGTCGCGGGTGCTCGCCGTCGGGGAATCGCTCGACGCCGGCTCGACGCGGGCGGGGGTCCTCTCGCGGGCCTGCTCGGGGCTGGTCGAGGGCGACGCCTACCGGGGGGCGTGGGCGTTCGACGCGCCGGTCGAGACCGGCGCCGAGCCCGTCGTGGATGCGGGCGGGACGGAGCCGCCCGAGGACGCCGCGGCGTTCGCGGCGGCCGCGGCGACCGACGACCGGACGACCGTCCGCGACGGGCCGAACCCGCTCGTCGCCGTGCCGCTCTCGGCCGGCGACACGGGCTACGGTGTGCTCGTGGTCGCGCCCGCGGGCGACCCCGGGGACTACGAGCGGCGGGCGCTCGCCGCCTTCGGGGGATGGGCCGCCGAGACGCTCGCGGCCGTCGAGTGGAAGCGGCTCCTGCTCGCGGACGCCGTGCTCGAACTCGAACTGCGGAGCACCGACCGCGACTCGCTGTTCGTCGGGGCCTCCGCGACGCTCGGCTGTGCGCTCTCCGTCGAGGGGCTGGTGCCGCTCGACGGCGACGCCCTGCTCTACTACGTCTCCGTCGAGGGGGTGCCGACCGAGGCGGCGCTGGACCACTTCGGCGACGCCGCCGAATCGGCGCGACTCATCGCCGCGGCCAGCGACGCCTCGCTGCTGGAGGTGACCGCGCCCGGCGACTCCCTGCTCGGGGAGCTCATCGCGCGCGGGGCACACGTCACCGACCTCGGGGCGGAGGAGGGCGCGGCGCGGCTCACCTGCGAGACGGCCCCGAACGCGGACGTCCGCGACCTCGTGGAGGGGGTCGCCGAGCGGTTCCCGGGCGTGCGCCTCGTCGCCAAGCGCGAGGTCGAGCGCTCGGTGCGGACGCCGACGGAGTTCCAGCAGGCGCTGGAGGAGCGGCTCACCGACCGGCAGCGCTCGGTGTTGCAGGCCGCCTACCACGCCGGCTACTTCGACTGGCCGCGCGGCTCGACCGCCGAGGAACTGGCCGACTCCATCGGCGTCTCCTCGCCGACGCTCCACAACCACCTGCGCCGCGCTCAGCGGAAGCTCCTCGCGGCCTTCTTCGACGGCGAGACGTAGCGCGGGCCGTCGTCGGCCGGGAGTTGGGATAGTTAGGTGGCGTGATTAATATACTCCTGTAGGTGGTAGCGGGTAGCATGTCCGAGTCAGACGATACCGACGTGCAACTGGAAGCACGGCTCCGGGAGCAGGACTACTTCCGCCCGCCATCGAAGTTCGTCGGGCAGGCGAACGCCACGGACCCGGCCATCCACGACGAGGTGGGGGAGTTCCCCGAGGGGTTCGACCGCTACGCCGAACTCCTCGACTGGGACGAGCGCTGGGACGAGACGTTCGACGGCTCGAACCCGCCCTTCTTCGAGTGGTTCGTCGGCGGCAAGCTCAACGCCTCCTACAACTGCGTCGACCGCCACCTCGACGAGCGGAAGAACCAGACGGCCCTGCTGTGGGAGGGCTCGGACGGCGAGCAGGAGAACATCACGTATCAGGACCTCTACGTCCGGGTCAACGAGATGGCCGCCGCCCTCCGCTCGATCGGCGTCGAGGAGGACGACGTGGTCACCGTCCACCTCCCGATGGTGCCCGCCCTCCCGGTCACGATGCTGGCGTGTGCCCGCATCGGCGCGCCCCACTCCGTCGTCTTCGCCGGCTTCTCGGCGCAGGCGCTCGCCGAGCGCGTCGACTCCGCCGACTCCGACTACGTCGTCACCATCGACGGCTACTACCGCCGCGGCGAGTTCCTCGACCACATCGAGAAGGCCGACGAGGGGGTCGAGTCGGCCGACAACGACCCCGAAGTGCTCGTCCACTACCGCCACGACGAGCCGAACGCCGACGTCTCGGACGACTACACGCCCGTTGACGACCTGCTCGCCGAGCACGAGCGCGAGCGGGTCGAGCCGGTGTCGCGCGACGCCGAGGACCCGCTCTTCCTGATGTACACCTCGGGGACCACCGGCAAGCCGAAGGGGTGTCAACACCGCACCGGGGGGTATCTCGCGTATGCGGCCGCAACCTCGAAGAACGTCCTCGACATCAAGCCGGAGGACACCTACTGGTGTGCCGCGGACATCGGCTGGATTACGGGCCACTCCTACATCGTCTACGGCCCGCTCGCGCTCGGCACGACGAGCGTGATGTACGAGGACACGCCCGACTACCCGCACAAGGGCCGTATCTGGGAGATAGCGGAGCGGTACGACGTGGACATCTTCCACACCTCCCCGACCGCGGTGCGGATGTTCATGAAGTGGGGCGAGGAGTACCCCGAGGAGTACGACTTCGACTTCCGGCACATGACGACGGTCGGCGAGCCGATCCAGCCGGAGGCGTGGCTGTGGTACTACAAGCACATCGGCGACGAGGACGCCGTCATCGTGGACACGTGGTGGCAGACGGAGACGGGCGGCCACCTCATCACGAACCTCCCCGCGCTGGAGGACATGAAGCCCGGGAGCGCCGGGAAGGCGTGTCCGGGCATCGAACCCGCGCTCGTGGACGACTCGGGCGACAAACTGCCGGAGGCGAGCGGACAGGCCGGGAACCTGATAATCGAGAAGCCGTGGCCGTCGATGCTCCAGACAGTCTACGGCAACGACGAGCGGTTCATCGACACCTACTGGGCGGACTTCTCGGACACCGACTCCGACGACTGGCGCGACTGGAACTACAAGGCGGGCGACGGGGCCGTCCAGGCACAGGACGGGTACTGGCGCGTGCTCGGTCGGCTCGACGACGTGATGAACGTCGCCGGCCACCGCCTCGGGACGATGGAGCTCGAATCCGCCGTCTCGGAGGTCGAGAAGGTCGCCGAGGCCGCGGTCGCCGCCCGCGAGGACGCCGAGAAGGGCGAGG from Halosegnis marinus carries:
- a CDS encoding bacterio-opsin activator domain-containing protein, yielding MGRTQGAGGLDAADYERLRRAADTYRRRLAIRLCGEAGLTPGEAARLRPADVTARVHEGALHYFIAVRDGDGGGRDAYLPGEVKRDLDRYVASNGRGDDEPVFAVSARRLQMLVGETAAEAADGEGDPLADASTADLRRHFARTQLRRGVPPAVVMTVGGWRRLDGIADDPADVGRGTVAAAFARAGAAGDDRFRAAFDALDRPALLLDADGGVERATDRFAALTDGAPAGRDLAELVAVDDTAGLWETALSGETWRGRAVLAPDGDAAEGTLAVSAVGGTPRPTGFLAVFDPGDDRSDRPSGGRLDAVQSRVLAVGESLDAGSTRAGVLSRACSGLVEGDAYRGAWAFDAPVETGAEPVVDAGGTEPPEDAAAFAAAAATDDRTTVRDGPNPLVAVPLSAGDTGYGVLVVAPAGDPGDYERRALAAFGGWAAETLAAVEWKRLLLADAVLELELRSTDRDSLFVGASATLGCALSVEGLVPLDGDALLYYVSVEGVPTEAALDHFGDAAESARLIAAASDASLLEVTAPGDSLLGELIARGAHVTDLGAEEGAARLTCETAPNADVRDLVEGVAERFPGVRLVAKREVERSVRTPTEFQQALEERLTDRQRSVLQAAYHAGYFDWPRGSTAEELADSIGVSSPTLHNHLRRAQRKLLAAFFDGET
- the acs gene encoding acetate--CoA ligase, whose amino-acid sequence is MSESDDTDVQLEARLREQDYFRPPSKFVGQANATDPAIHDEVGEFPEGFDRYAELLDWDERWDETFDGSNPPFFEWFVGGKLNASYNCVDRHLDERKNQTALLWEGSDGEQENITYQDLYVRVNEMAAALRSIGVEEDDVVTVHLPMVPALPVTMLACARIGAPHSVVFAGFSAQALAERVDSADSDYVVTIDGYYRRGEFLDHIEKADEGVESADNDPEVLVHYRHDEPNADVSDDYTPVDDLLAEHERERVEPVSRDAEDPLFLMYTSGTTGKPKGCQHRTGGYLAYAAATSKNVLDIKPEDTYWCAADIGWITGHSYIVYGPLALGTTSVMYEDTPDYPHKGRIWEIAERYDVDIFHTSPTAVRMFMKWGEEYPEEYDFDFRHMTTVGEPIQPEAWLWYYKHIGDEDAVIVDTWWQTETGGHLITNLPALEDMKPGSAGKACPGIEPALVDDSGDKLPEASGQAGNLIIEKPWPSMLQTVYGNDERFIDTYWADFSDTDSDDWRDWNYKAGDGAVQAQDGYWRVLGRLDDVMNVAGHRLGTMELESAVSEVEKVAEAAVAAREDAEKGEVPDVYVVLREGIEESDEVKAEIIAAVEEEIGKFARPANVVFVDDLPKTRSGKIMRRLLENISNGDELGNTTTLRDPSVPERIREQVHGD